A single region of the Corticium candelabrum chromosome 15, ooCorCand1.1, whole genome shotgun sequence genome encodes:
- the LOC134190720 gene encoding uncharacterized protein LOC134190720 isoform X3: protein MADRRRRGRTSRDLDQELLLPWEYPTGFSDVLELLMSCTSTKSITLEEALVKLRSLEETLERNGGVVTLRGADVRQLTALLTSATQNQIGALRRRERQLTDERDAAIKSLEEETSKQKDLVDEIELLAKEKHAISNEKEEMGRKLKKLKHRRNVYAKKFREAASGKPEKVDLSRDKQAKRHSRNLEKCEELLVKHDLALQELQRLADEHVKEDNCLIAEEHVTDPSGVDSETSGDSALPTSVGDYAGQTQSEHLKGLVTFSDDLGDCDSSVSDRRCHLSNAEFGVFRALRNYQSFMTDRFAVTGGQDPDRESVILNKTETASCDALPVQRLQKKKHQIRESILPLGFPTGWWKNDIYGQTVVTAHELDSQKLLELCVELMDASCTIQQLEVGWTDLREDGCIHLAQALKKNASLIGISLHHCEINPEGAAVLSAALDRCLCLRTLRLNWNNVGNEGVTHFVPLLKRNNQVTNLELCWNNIDSQGAECLAAALTGNCSLTSLDLSNNHIGPEGACRIAEALRQNSSLIELSLKGNGIGGEGARAILRAVRQQQHLQCINLSYNGFGDGTASVLANVLLDNKCGLTEIDISGNEIESPGVCQLALGLKANKTLTYLSLAENNIDDAGGIELAAVLRGGCHLKAIVISSNQLSVEVAGLLKDTERQQNVTIKLCEDQRAEFSDDCVV, encoded by the exons ATGGCTGATCGGAGGAGAAGAGGTCGTACAAGTCGAGACTTGGACCAGGAATTGCTACTACCATGGGAATATCCCACAG gttttTCAGACGTGCTCGAGTTATTGATGAGCTGTACGAGCACGAAAAGCATCACGCTGGAAGAAGCTTTAGTCAAATTACGCTCGTTAGAGGAGACCCTGGAGAGAAACGGCGGGGTGGTAACTCTCCGTGGTGCGGATGTTCGCCAGCTGACGGCATTGCTAACTTCGGCTACCCAGAACCAAATTGGAGCTTTGAGACGTCGTGAGCGGCAATTGACAGATGAAAGAGATGCCGCAATCAAGTCTTTAGAGGAGGAAACGAGCAAACAGAAGGATCTTGTTGATGAGATTGAATTGTTGGCAAAAGAGAAACATGCTATTTCAAATGAAAAGGAAGAGATGGGTAGGAAACTGAAGAAGTTGAAGCACAGAAGAAATGTGTATGCCAAGAAATTTCGTGAAGCTGCTTCTGGAAAGCCTGAAAAAGTCGATTTGTCTAGAGACAAACAGGCGAAACGACACAGTAGAAATCTTGAAAAATGTGAGGAATTGCTAGTGAAACATGATCTTGCTTTACAAGAACTGCAACGACTAGCAGATGAACATGTCAAAGAAGATAATTGTCTCATAGCTGAGGAACATGTCACTGATCCGTCTGGTGTTGATTCTGAGACTAGTGGTGATAGTGCATTGCCTACATCAGTAGGTGATTACGCTGGTCAAACTCAGAGTGAACATTTGAAGGGTTTGGTGACATTCTCAGATGATCTTGGTGATTGTGACAGTTCAGTTTCAGATAGAAGATGTCATCTTTCCAATGCTGAGTTTGGGGTTTTTAGGGCTTTGCGAAATTATCAGAGCTTTATGACTGATAGGTTTGCTGTGACTGGTGGACAAGATCCGGATAGGGAATCTGTTATCTTGAACAAAACAGAAACTGCAAGTTGTGATGCTCTGCCTGTGCAACGGCTGCAAAAGAAAAAACATCAAATACGAGAAAGCATTCTTCCTCTTG GATTTCCCACTGGTTGGTGGAAGAATGACATCTATGGTCAAACGGTTGTCACAGCCCATGAGTTAGACAGTCAGAAATTATTGGAATTGTGTGTAGAGTTGATGGATGCTTCATGTACTATCCAGCAATTAGA AGTTGGGTGGACAGATTTAAGGGAGGATGGTTGCATACATTTGGCACAGGCTTTGAAGAAGAACGCATCTCTGATAGGCATAAG CTTGCACCATTGTGAAATCAACCCTGAAGGGGCTGCAGTCCTATCAGCAGCATTGGATCGATGTCTCTGTTTAAGAACTCTGAG GCTTAACTGGAACAATGTTGGAAATGAGGGTGTCACTCACTTTGTTCCACTTCTAAAGAGGAATAATCAAGTGACCAATTTAGA GCTCTGTTGGAATAACATAGATAGTCAAGGTGCTGAGTGTTTAGCAGCTGCTCTAACAGGAAACTGTTCTCTGACCAGTCTAGA tctttctAACAACCATATTGGACCAGAAGGTGCATGCAGGATAGCAGAAGCTTTGCGGCAAAACAGCAGCTTAATTGAATTAAG TTTGAAAGGCAATGGAATTGGAGGTGAGGGAGCCAGAGCTATTCTTCGAGCTGTGAGACAACAGCAGCATCTTCAGTGCATCAA TCTCAGTTACAATGGCTTTGGAGATGGAACAGCTAGTGTTCTTGCCAATGTTCTTTTGGATAACAAATGTGGCCTTACTGAGATTGA TATATCAGGAAACGAAATTGAAAGTCCAGGTGTTTGCCAGCTTGCATTGGGTTTGAAGGCCAACAAGACTCTCACCTATCTGAG TTTGGCTGAAAACAACATTGACGATGCGGGTGGTATTGAGCTTGCAGCTGTTCTGAGAGGAGGATGTCATCTCAAGGCTATTGT CATTAGTAGTAATCAATTAAGTGTGGAAGTTGCTGGATTACTGAAAGACACCGAAAGGCAACAAAATGTAACCATCAA GCTTTGTGAGGATCAGAGAGCCGAATTCAGCGATGACTGTGTTGTGTAA
- the LOC134190720 gene encoding uncharacterized protein LOC134190720 isoform X1 translates to MAESSEDLEKRWLAQATYLSDFALINAIYTSPECSTFVARCLLRNFPWPERTYLLKLEAAGSQVRNEANLSVLQEEASIFVDLDTARTAKLLAQFEDTVGHFLMPHSECSGHIRTVCYVWQHHLSVKSIRSRLPVPLPCCLAIKWTIDTLEGVSALTGKGVLNLSLKTENVGVDRNCRLVISPAAVEERLFLQHRGDRMDFVTSENEEAAALNRKVNRAVAVFCSQLIWGHRPTVEGRENMADRRRRGRTSRDLDQELLLPWEYPTGFSDVLELLMSCTSTKSITLEEALVKLRSLEETLERNGGVVTLRGADVRQLTALLTSATQNQIGALRRRERQLTDERDAAIKSLEEETSKQKDLVDEIELLAKEKHAISNEKEEMGRKLKKLKHRRNVYAKKFREAASGKPEKVDLSRDKQAKRHSRNLEKCEELLVKHDLALQELQRLADEHVKEDNCLIAEEHVTDPSGVDSETSGDSALPTSVGDYAGQTQSEHLKGLVTFSDDLGDCDSSVSDRRCHLSNAEFGVFRALRNYQSFMTDRFAVTGGQDPDRESVILNKTETASCDALPVQRLQKKKHQIRESILPLGFPTGWWKNDIYGQTVVTAHELDSQKLLELCVELMDASCTIQQLEVGWTDLREDGCIHLAQALKKNASLIGISLHHCEINPEGAAVLSAALDRCLCLRTLRLNWNNVGNEGVTHFVPLLKRNNQVTNLELCWNNIDSQGAECLAAALTGNCSLTSLDLSNNHIGPEGACRIAEALRQNSSLIELSLKGNGIGGEGARAILRAVRQQQHLQCINLSYNGFGDGTASVLANVLLDNKCGLTEIDISGNEIESPGVCQLALGLKANKTLTYLSLAENNIDDAGGIELAAVLRGGCHLKAIVISSNQLSVEVAGLLKDTERQQNVTIKLCEDQRAEFSDDCVV, encoded by the exons ATGGCAGAGAGCTCAGAGGATCTGGAGAAACGATGGCTCGCTCAGGCAACATACCTTAGCGACTTTGCTCTAATCAATGCAATCTACACCTCACCAGAGTGCAGCACGTTCGTAGCTCGCTGTCTGCTGCGCAACTTTCCCTGGCCCGAAAGAACATATCTGTTGAAGCTAGAAGCTGCAGGATCCCAGGTACGAAACGAGGCCAATCTGAGCGTGTTGCAGGAGGAGGCAAGCATATTTGTGGATCTCGACACCGCACGCACTGCGAAGCTGCTAGCCCAATTCGAGGACACAGTGGGGCATTTCCTGATGCCACACAGCG AATGCAGTGGGCACATTCGTACTGTCTGCTACGTCTGGCAGCATCATCTCTCAGTGAAAAGCATTCGCTCACGCCTTCCAGTACCACTTCCCTGTTGCTTAGCAATCAAATGGACCATTGATACTCTAGAG GGTGTGAGTGCGTTGACGGGTAAAGGCGTACTGAACTTATCTCTCAAGACAGAGAACGTTGGTGTCGACAGGAATTGTCGACTGGTGATCAGTCCGGCTGCCGTCGAAGAACGCCTGTTCTTGCAGCATCGTGGGGATCGGATGGATTTTGTTACGTCAGAGAACGAAGAAGCAGCAGCGCTTAACAGAAAG GTCAACCGTGCTGTAGCCGTATTTTGCTCACAACTTATATGGGGCCACCGTCCAACCGTTGAGGGACGCGAAAATATGGCTGATCGGAGGAGAAGAGGTCGTACAAGTCGAGACTTGGACCAGGAATTGCTACTACCATGGGAATATCCCACAG gttttTCAGACGTGCTCGAGTTATTGATGAGCTGTACGAGCACGAAAAGCATCACGCTGGAAGAAGCTTTAGTCAAATTACGCTCGTTAGAGGAGACCCTGGAGAGAAACGGCGGGGTGGTAACTCTCCGTGGTGCGGATGTTCGCCAGCTGACGGCATTGCTAACTTCGGCTACCCAGAACCAAATTGGAGCTTTGAGACGTCGTGAGCGGCAATTGACAGATGAAAGAGATGCCGCAATCAAGTCTTTAGAGGAGGAAACGAGCAAACAGAAGGATCTTGTTGATGAGATTGAATTGTTGGCAAAAGAGAAACATGCTATTTCAAATGAAAAGGAAGAGATGGGTAGGAAACTGAAGAAGTTGAAGCACAGAAGAAATGTGTATGCCAAGAAATTTCGTGAAGCTGCTTCTGGAAAGCCTGAAAAAGTCGATTTGTCTAGAGACAAACAGGCGAAACGACACAGTAGAAATCTTGAAAAATGTGAGGAATTGCTAGTGAAACATGATCTTGCTTTACAAGAACTGCAACGACTAGCAGATGAACATGTCAAAGAAGATAATTGTCTCATAGCTGAGGAACATGTCACTGATCCGTCTGGTGTTGATTCTGAGACTAGTGGTGATAGTGCATTGCCTACATCAGTAGGTGATTACGCTGGTCAAACTCAGAGTGAACATTTGAAGGGTTTGGTGACATTCTCAGATGATCTTGGTGATTGTGACAGTTCAGTTTCAGATAGAAGATGTCATCTTTCCAATGCTGAGTTTGGGGTTTTTAGGGCTTTGCGAAATTATCAGAGCTTTATGACTGATAGGTTTGCTGTGACTGGTGGACAAGATCCGGATAGGGAATCTGTTATCTTGAACAAAACAGAAACTGCAAGTTGTGATGCTCTGCCTGTGCAACGGCTGCAAAAGAAAAAACATCAAATACGAGAAAGCATTCTTCCTCTTG GATTTCCCACTGGTTGGTGGAAGAATGACATCTATGGTCAAACGGTTGTCACAGCCCATGAGTTAGACAGTCAGAAATTATTGGAATTGTGTGTAGAGTTGATGGATGCTTCATGTACTATCCAGCAATTAGA AGTTGGGTGGACAGATTTAAGGGAGGATGGTTGCATACATTTGGCACAGGCTTTGAAGAAGAACGCATCTCTGATAGGCATAAG CTTGCACCATTGTGAAATCAACCCTGAAGGGGCTGCAGTCCTATCAGCAGCATTGGATCGATGTCTCTGTTTAAGAACTCTGAG GCTTAACTGGAACAATGTTGGAAATGAGGGTGTCACTCACTTTGTTCCACTTCTAAAGAGGAATAATCAAGTGACCAATTTAGA GCTCTGTTGGAATAACATAGATAGTCAAGGTGCTGAGTGTTTAGCAGCTGCTCTAACAGGAAACTGTTCTCTGACCAGTCTAGA tctttctAACAACCATATTGGACCAGAAGGTGCATGCAGGATAGCAGAAGCTTTGCGGCAAAACAGCAGCTTAATTGAATTAAG TTTGAAAGGCAATGGAATTGGAGGTGAGGGAGCCAGAGCTATTCTTCGAGCTGTGAGACAACAGCAGCATCTTCAGTGCATCAA TCTCAGTTACAATGGCTTTGGAGATGGAACAGCTAGTGTTCTTGCCAATGTTCTTTTGGATAACAAATGTGGCCTTACTGAGATTGA TATATCAGGAAACGAAATTGAAAGTCCAGGTGTTTGCCAGCTTGCATTGGGTTTGAAGGCCAACAAGACTCTCACCTATCTGAG TTTGGCTGAAAACAACATTGACGATGCGGGTGGTATTGAGCTTGCAGCTGTTCTGAGAGGAGGATGTCATCTCAAGGCTATTGT CATTAGTAGTAATCAATTAAGTGTGGAAGTTGCTGGATTACTGAAAGACACCGAAAGGCAACAAAATGTAACCATCAA GCTTTGTGAGGATCAGAGAGCCGAATTCAGCGATGACTGTGTTGTGTAA
- the LOC134190720 gene encoding uncharacterized protein LOC134190720 isoform X2: protein MAESSEDLEKRWLAQATYLSDFALINAIYTSPECSTFVARCLLRNFPWPERTYLLKLEAAGSQVRNEANLSVLQEEASIFVDLDTARTAKLLAQFEDTVGHFLMPHSECSGHIRTVCYVWQHHLSVKSIRSRLPVPLPCCLAIKWTIDTLEGVSALTGKGVLNLSLKTENVGVDRNCRLVISPAAVEERLFLQHRGDRMDFVTSENEEAAALNRKVNRAVAVFCSQLIWGHRPTVEGRENMADRRRRGRTSRDLDQELLLPWEYPTDVLELLMSCTSTKSITLEEALVKLRSLEETLERNGGVVTLRGADVRQLTALLTSATQNQIGALRRRERQLTDERDAAIKSLEEETSKQKDLVDEIELLAKEKHAISNEKEEMGRKLKKLKHRRNVYAKKFREAASGKPEKVDLSRDKQAKRHSRNLEKCEELLVKHDLALQELQRLADEHVKEDNCLIAEEHVTDPSGVDSETSGDSALPTSVGDYAGQTQSEHLKGLVTFSDDLGDCDSSVSDRRCHLSNAEFGVFRALRNYQSFMTDRFAVTGGQDPDRESVILNKTETASCDALPVQRLQKKKHQIRESILPLGFPTGWWKNDIYGQTVVTAHELDSQKLLELCVELMDASCTIQQLEVGWTDLREDGCIHLAQALKKNASLIGISLHHCEINPEGAAVLSAALDRCLCLRTLRLNWNNVGNEGVTHFVPLLKRNNQVTNLELCWNNIDSQGAECLAAALTGNCSLTSLDLSNNHIGPEGACRIAEALRQNSSLIELSLKGNGIGGEGARAILRAVRQQQHLQCINLSYNGFGDGTASVLANVLLDNKCGLTEIDISGNEIESPGVCQLALGLKANKTLTYLSLAENNIDDAGGIELAAVLRGGCHLKAIVISSNQLSVEVAGLLKDTERQQNVTIKLCEDQRAEFSDDCVV, encoded by the exons ATGGCAGAGAGCTCAGAGGATCTGGAGAAACGATGGCTCGCTCAGGCAACATACCTTAGCGACTTTGCTCTAATCAATGCAATCTACACCTCACCAGAGTGCAGCACGTTCGTAGCTCGCTGTCTGCTGCGCAACTTTCCCTGGCCCGAAAGAACATATCTGTTGAAGCTAGAAGCTGCAGGATCCCAGGTACGAAACGAGGCCAATCTGAGCGTGTTGCAGGAGGAGGCAAGCATATTTGTGGATCTCGACACCGCACGCACTGCGAAGCTGCTAGCCCAATTCGAGGACACAGTGGGGCATTTCCTGATGCCACACAGCG AATGCAGTGGGCACATTCGTACTGTCTGCTACGTCTGGCAGCATCATCTCTCAGTGAAAAGCATTCGCTCACGCCTTCCAGTACCACTTCCCTGTTGCTTAGCAATCAAATGGACCATTGATACTCTAGAG GGTGTGAGTGCGTTGACGGGTAAAGGCGTACTGAACTTATCTCTCAAGACAGAGAACGTTGGTGTCGACAGGAATTGTCGACTGGTGATCAGTCCGGCTGCCGTCGAAGAACGCCTGTTCTTGCAGCATCGTGGGGATCGGATGGATTTTGTTACGTCAGAGAACGAAGAAGCAGCAGCGCTTAACAGAAAG GTCAACCGTGCTGTAGCCGTATTTTGCTCACAACTTATATGGGGCCACCGTCCAACCGTTGAGGGACGCGAAAATATGGCTGATCGGAGGAGAAGAGGTCGTACAAGTCGAGACTTGGACCAGGAATTGCTACTACCATGGGAATATCCCACAG ACGTGCTCGAGTTATTGATGAGCTGTACGAGCACGAAAAGCATCACGCTGGAAGAAGCTTTAGTCAAATTACGCTCGTTAGAGGAGACCCTGGAGAGAAACGGCGGGGTGGTAACTCTCCGTGGTGCGGATGTTCGCCAGCTGACGGCATTGCTAACTTCGGCTACCCAGAACCAAATTGGAGCTTTGAGACGTCGTGAGCGGCAATTGACAGATGAAAGAGATGCCGCAATCAAGTCTTTAGAGGAGGAAACGAGCAAACAGAAGGATCTTGTTGATGAGATTGAATTGTTGGCAAAAGAGAAACATGCTATTTCAAATGAAAAGGAAGAGATGGGTAGGAAACTGAAGAAGTTGAAGCACAGAAGAAATGTGTATGCCAAGAAATTTCGTGAAGCTGCTTCTGGAAAGCCTGAAAAAGTCGATTTGTCTAGAGACAAACAGGCGAAACGACACAGTAGAAATCTTGAAAAATGTGAGGAATTGCTAGTGAAACATGATCTTGCTTTACAAGAACTGCAACGACTAGCAGATGAACATGTCAAAGAAGATAATTGTCTCATAGCTGAGGAACATGTCACTGATCCGTCTGGTGTTGATTCTGAGACTAGTGGTGATAGTGCATTGCCTACATCAGTAGGTGATTACGCTGGTCAAACTCAGAGTGAACATTTGAAGGGTTTGGTGACATTCTCAGATGATCTTGGTGATTGTGACAGTTCAGTTTCAGATAGAAGATGTCATCTTTCCAATGCTGAGTTTGGGGTTTTTAGGGCTTTGCGAAATTATCAGAGCTTTATGACTGATAGGTTTGCTGTGACTGGTGGACAAGATCCGGATAGGGAATCTGTTATCTTGAACAAAACAGAAACTGCAAGTTGTGATGCTCTGCCTGTGCAACGGCTGCAAAAGAAAAAACATCAAATACGAGAAAGCATTCTTCCTCTTG GATTTCCCACTGGTTGGTGGAAGAATGACATCTATGGTCAAACGGTTGTCACAGCCCATGAGTTAGACAGTCAGAAATTATTGGAATTGTGTGTAGAGTTGATGGATGCTTCATGTACTATCCAGCAATTAGA AGTTGGGTGGACAGATTTAAGGGAGGATGGTTGCATACATTTGGCACAGGCTTTGAAGAAGAACGCATCTCTGATAGGCATAAG CTTGCACCATTGTGAAATCAACCCTGAAGGGGCTGCAGTCCTATCAGCAGCATTGGATCGATGTCTCTGTTTAAGAACTCTGAG GCTTAACTGGAACAATGTTGGAAATGAGGGTGTCACTCACTTTGTTCCACTTCTAAAGAGGAATAATCAAGTGACCAATTTAGA GCTCTGTTGGAATAACATAGATAGTCAAGGTGCTGAGTGTTTAGCAGCTGCTCTAACAGGAAACTGTTCTCTGACCAGTCTAGA tctttctAACAACCATATTGGACCAGAAGGTGCATGCAGGATAGCAGAAGCTTTGCGGCAAAACAGCAGCTTAATTGAATTAAG TTTGAAAGGCAATGGAATTGGAGGTGAGGGAGCCAGAGCTATTCTTCGAGCTGTGAGACAACAGCAGCATCTTCAGTGCATCAA TCTCAGTTACAATGGCTTTGGAGATGGAACAGCTAGTGTTCTTGCCAATGTTCTTTTGGATAACAAATGTGGCCTTACTGAGATTGA TATATCAGGAAACGAAATTGAAAGTCCAGGTGTTTGCCAGCTTGCATTGGGTTTGAAGGCCAACAAGACTCTCACCTATCTGAG TTTGGCTGAAAACAACATTGACGATGCGGGTGGTATTGAGCTTGCAGCTGTTCTGAGAGGAGGATGTCATCTCAAGGCTATTGT CATTAGTAGTAATCAATTAAGTGTGGAAGTTGCTGGATTACTGAAAGACACCGAAAGGCAACAAAATGTAACCATCAA GCTTTGTGAGGATCAGAGAGCCGAATTCAGCGATGACTGTGTTGTGTAA